A single region of the Chryseobacterium sp. 6424 genome encodes:
- a CDS encoding ABC transporter transmembrane domain-containing protein has protein sequence MENRKLILKTFSLQKDLTDCGVGCLQSLMRYYGGDVSLETLREKSGTAKTGTTLLGLYQCANEIGFEAEGCEADLNALIEHGEPVILHVILENKHEHYVVCYHTINSQNNQFLIGNPAKGIEIWSLEYLEEVWKSKTCLTLKPKENFVKVSETKKKKIKWLKELLSKDKEAVYTIIVLGAMFTLLGMAMSIFSQKLIDDILPKRKINVLMLSIAFLGFLLLGRVGIQALRELYIIKQSKAFNQRINHKFYSSLLHLPKLFFDTRKVGDFVARLNDTQRIQNVIRILITNTATDVLGVLISIGFLFYYSWKLALFCLLVSPLVFYLIFRFNKRIIESQRNVMEAYSGNEANYIDSIRGIDVVKGFSKQNLFSKETKSFMRIFRIKFLN, from the coding sequence ATGGAAAATAGAAAGCTTATCCTAAAAACTTTTTCGCTTCAAAAAGATTTAACGGATTGCGGTGTGGGATGCCTGCAATCTTTGATGCGTTACTACGGCGGTGATGTGTCTTTAGAAACTTTAAGGGAAAAGAGTGGCACGGCAAAAACAGGAACCACACTTTTAGGGCTTTACCAATGTGCTAATGAGATAGGTTTTGAAGCCGAAGGCTGCGAAGCGGATTTAAACGCTTTGATAGAACACGGCGAGCCTGTTATTTTACACGTAATCTTAGAAAATAAACACGAACATTATGTGGTCTGCTATCACACAATTAATTCTCAAAATAATCAATTTCTTATTGGTAATCCTGCCAAAGGAATAGAAATCTGGTCGCTAGAATACTTAGAGGAGGTTTGGAAATCTAAAACCTGTCTTACCCTGAAACCAAAGGAAAACTTTGTAAAGGTTTCCGAAACCAAGAAAAAAAAGATAAAATGGCTGAAGGAGCTCCTTAGCAAAGATAAAGAAGCGGTTTATACAATTATCGTTCTTGGTGCTATGTTTACACTTTTGGGAATGGCAATGTCTATCTTTTCACAAAAGTTAATTGATGATATTTTACCTAAAAGAAAAATCAACGTTTTGATGCTGAGCATCGCGTTTCTTGGCTTTTTGCTTCTCGGCAGAGTTGGAATCCAGGCCTTACGAGAATTGTATATCATAAAACAAAGCAAGGCATTTAATCAGCGGATAAACCATAAGTTTTATTCATCGTTGCTTCATTTGCCCAAATTATTTTTTGATACCCGAAAAGTTGGTGATTTTGTAGCAAGACTCAACGATACCCAAAGAATACAGAATGTTATTAGAATTTTAATAACTAATACCGCAACGGATGTTTTGGGCGTTCTGATTTCTATTGGTTTTTTATTTTACTATTCCTGGAAACTGGCTTTGTTTTGCTTGTTGGTTTCGCCTTTGGTTTTCTACTTGATTTTTAGGTTTAACAAAAGAATTATTGAATCCCAAAGAAATGTTATGGAGGCTTATAGTGGAAATGAAGCAAATTACATTGACAGCATTAGAGGAATTGACGTAGTAAAAGGATTCTCTAAACAAAATCTTTTCTCAAAAGAAACGAAGTCTTTTATGAGAATTTTCAGAATAAAATTTTTGAATTAG
- a CDS encoding ABC transporter ATP-binding protein, giving the protein MKITLYSGIALVFILLGILAFSSYNVLIGETMVGELMAIIGIASSLLGSITNLALASIPIQEARVAFDRMFEYSSLEKEKTEGETITELNSVEITNIDFRFNGGSRLLNNVSSKLEKGKVVCLLGESGSGKTTLTEILQKNYFTESGKITIIDKIDLQNVSLENWRNLISVVPQSIQLFNGNVLENIILDDKIDENKLQNIVSLGFDKFINSLPQGVITVVGEEGINLSGGQKQLLGWMRALYHNPKFLILDEPTSSLDLINRNFIYDLIKKLKKDSVIFIISHHSEDVAKIADEIFVLENTQISRKEFAFS; this is encoded by the coding sequence TTGAAAATTACTTTGTATTCGGGAATTGCTTTAGTCTTTATTCTACTGGGCATTTTGGCTTTTTCTTCTTACAATGTTTTAATTGGCGAAACGATGGTAGGAGAACTGATGGCAATTATAGGCATTGCAAGTTCTCTTTTGGGTTCGATTACCAACTTAGCCCTGGCAAGCATTCCCATTCAAGAAGCACGAGTAGCATTTGACAGAATGTTCGAATATTCATCTTTAGAAAAAGAAAAAACAGAAGGCGAAACAATTACTGAACTCAATTCTGTTGAAATAACGAATATAGATTTTAGATTTAATGGAGGAAGCCGGCTTTTGAATAATGTTTCTTCGAAACTTGAAAAAGGTAAAGTTGTTTGTCTTCTAGGAGAAAGCGGAAGTGGAAAAACAACCCTTACAGAAATTTTGCAAAAAAACTATTTTACTGAAAGTGGAAAAATAACCATAATTGACAAAATTGATTTGCAAAATGTCTCTTTAGAAAATTGGCGAAATTTAATAAGTGTTGTTCCTCAAAGTATTCAACTTTTTAATGGAAATGTTTTGGAGAATATTATTTTGGATGATAAAATTGATGAAAACAAGTTGCAAAATATAGTATCATTAGGTTTTGATAAGTTCATTAATTCTTTGCCACAAGGAGTTATAACTGTGGTTGGCGAAGAAGGAATTAATTTATCTGGCGGACAAAAACAATTATTGGGATGGATGCGAGCTTTGTATCACAATCCAAAATTTTTAATTTTGGATGAGCCGACTTCTTCTTTGGATTTGATAAACCGAAATTTTATTTATGACCTTATTAAAAAACTGAAAAAGGATTCAGTAATTTTTATCATTAGTCACCATTCTGAAGATGTGGCAAAAATCGCGGATGAAATTTTTGTTTTGGAGAACACGCAAATATCTAGAAAAGAATTTGCATTTTCATAG
- a CDS encoding ferritin-like domain-containing protein codes for MDANKNKTTDESKDSAMNLQQLFIDGLKDIYYAENALTKALPEMYEKATSQKLKTAIKDHIAQTQMQVLRLEKAFEAMGMKAEGKKCLAIEGILAEGRDCVASAEPGPVRDAAIIGSSQKVEHYEIASYGTLAAHAKVLNEREVLDLLLRTLGEEKKSDCLLTIIADTELNSQAAGGMHQSKDFKAV; via the coding sequence ATGGACGCAAACAAAAACAAAACGACAGACGAATCTAAGGATTCGGCCATGAATCTTCAGCAGCTCTTCATTGATGGGCTTAAAGACATTTATTACGCAGAAAATGCCCTTACAAAAGCACTGCCCGAAATGTATGAAAAAGCCACCAGCCAAAAACTGAAAACCGCTATAAAAGATCACATCGCGCAAACCCAGATGCAGGTGCTGCGGCTGGAGAAAGCTTTTGAAGCGATGGGAATGAAAGCCGAAGGTAAAAAGTGCCTGGCCATAGAAGGCATCTTGGCGGAAGGGCGCGACTGTGTGGCAAGTGCCGAACCGGGCCCGGTACGTGATGCCGCCATCATCGGAAGCTCACAAAAGGTTGAACATTACGAGATCGCTTCTTACGGCACCCTAGCTGCGCATGCTAAAGTACTAAACGAACGAGAAGTGCTGGATCTGCTGTTGCGTACCCTGGGTGAAGAAAAAAAATCCGACTGTCTGCTGACCATCATCGCAGATACCGAACTGAATTCACAGGCAGCTGGTGGCATGCATCAGTCTAAAGACTTCAAGGCCGTTTAA
- the cdd gene encoding cytidine deaminase produces MQKELKIIFNTIPNYAALDETEKKLFDAAKKIREIAYAPYSNFQVGCAMLLENGEIVTGSNQENAAYPSGLCAERTTIFWVGANYPDVKIKKLFVIGAPKDAISSTPIPPCGSCRQSILEYESKQAETIEIYFASLDGEIYKTRSIRDLLPFSFDASYL; encoded by the coding sequence ATGCAAAAAGAATTAAAGATTATTTTCAATACGATACCGAATTATGCCGCACTGGATGAAACGGAGAAAAAGTTGTTTGATGCGGCTAAGAAAATCCGTGAAATCGCGTACGCACCTTATTCAAACTTCCAAGTGGGGTGTGCCATGTTGCTGGAAAACGGGGAAATCGTAACGGGCAGCAATCAGGAAAATGCCGCATATCCTTCAGGGCTTTGTGCTGAGCGAACGACTATTTTTTGGGTTGGGGCCAATTATCCGGATGTCAAGATAAAGAAACTTTTCGTCATCGGTGCTCCTAAAGACGCCATCAGTTCCACCCCAATTCCACCTTGTGGGTCGTGTCGGCAATCTATCCTGGAATATGAATCGAAACAGGCCGAAACTATTGAGATCTATTTCGCTTCGTTAGATGGCGAGATTTATAAAACACGTTCCATACGCGATTTACTGCCATTCTCGTTTGACGCTTCTTACCTTTAA
- a CDS encoding IS3 family transposase, translating to MKQCRRARKAHIDKANALSVTKQCEVLQISRSSHYYRKVPQSNLNLNLMRLIDEEFLNRPWKGVPRMTNWLQQDMGYAINKKRVERLYRVMGLSASAPGPATSKKGKGKKHKIFPYLLRNLNITASNQVWAMDITYIPVQGGYLYLCAVIDLYSRFVVGWSLSNTMTSEWCRDTVETAIGKYGKPEIFNTDQGSQFTADLFTEFITKQGIALSMDGKGRALDNIFIERLWRSVKYENVYLYAYQDGRACYDGLKQYFQYYNMERRHQSLAYEVPAQVYNRTKKEAA from the coding sequence ATGAAACAGTGCCGCCGAGCCCGTAAAGCTCATATTGACAAGGCCAATGCACTTAGCGTCACGAAACAGTGCGAAGTATTGCAGATATCGCGCAGCTCCCACTATTACAGGAAAGTTCCGCAGAGTAACCTGAACCTGAATCTGATGCGGCTGATCGATGAAGAGTTCCTGAACCGTCCCTGGAAAGGAGTTCCCAGAATGACCAACTGGCTACAGCAGGATATGGGGTATGCTATCAACAAAAAGCGTGTGGAAAGGCTTTACCGGGTGATGGGTCTGAGTGCTTCGGCACCTGGCCCTGCTACTTCAAAAAAAGGAAAAGGCAAAAAACACAAGATCTTCCCATACCTTTTGAGAAATTTAAACATTACGGCTTCCAATCAGGTTTGGGCGATGGATATCACCTATATTCCTGTCCAGGGCGGCTATCTTTATCTTTGTGCGGTAATCGATCTGTACAGCAGGTTTGTGGTAGGATGGAGCCTGAGCAACACGATGACTTCGGAATGGTGCCGCGATACCGTGGAGACGGCCATTGGAAAATACGGCAAGCCTGAAATCTTCAATACCGATCAGGGCAGTCAGTTCACTGCAGATCTCTTCACCGAATTTATCACCAAACAGGGAATAGCCCTAAGCATGGATGGCAAAGGACGGGCGTTGGATAATATTTTTATTGAAAGACTCTGGCGAAGTGTGAAATACGAGAATGTTTATCTGTATGCTTATCAGGATGGACGAGCGTGCTATGACGGCCTGAAACAGTATTTTCAATATTACAACATGGAGAGACGACATCAGAGCCTTGCATACGAAGTGCCCGCGCAAGTCTATAACCGTACAAAAAAGGAAGCAGCATAA
- a CDS encoding transposase, translated as MSQRRKFNSGFKFKVVVEALSERYTMQELGRKHDLHPNQISSWKKEFLQKCADVFGKEAAAEDKKEDVDKLYKVIGQQKMEIDFLKKALS; from the coding sequence ATGTCACAGCGAAGAAAATTCAATTCAGGATTTAAATTTAAAGTAGTGGTGGAAGCTTTGAGCGAGCGATACACTATGCAGGAACTCGGCCGAAAGCACGATCTGCACCCCAACCAGATCTCTTCATGGAAGAAAGAGTTCCTGCAAAAATGCGCCGATGTTTTTGGTAAGGAGGCTGCTGCAGAAGATAAAAAAGAGGATGTCGACAAGCTTTATAAGGTTATCGGTCAGCAGAAAATGGAGATTGATTTTTTAAAAAAAGCCTTGTCATGA
- a CDS encoding catalase, protein MKVNEQEPFDNGANPKIEQLGKYKNSDHGEFMTTNHGVKINDDQNSLLGGERGPSLLEDFIFREKMTHFDHERIPERIVHARGSAAHGYFQLYKSMEKYTKAKFLNDTSIKTPVFVRFSTVQGSRGSTDLPRDIRGFAVKFYTQEGNYDLVGNNTPVFFIQDAIKFPDLVHALKPEPDNEIPQAASAHDTFWDFISLMPEAMHNIMWLMSDRAIPRTYRAMEGFGIHTFRFINEQGESHFVRFHWKPLQGVLGLAWDEAQRLAGKDTDFHRRDLWDAIENGMYPEWELGVQIIPQEDEHKFPFDLLDATKMIPEEMVPVEIIGKMTLDRNPDNFFAETEQVAFHPGHIVPGIDFTNDPLLQGRLFSYTDTQLLRLGGPNFHEIPINRSIPDVTNNQRDGMHRMQIPKGKVSYHPNSMAQGCPFQAMIKEGGFASFEERIDSRKIRNRSKSFFDHFSQPTLFYNSLTDHEKRHVQNAFSFELGKVKLVPIRQRMVNMLLEVDQELANKVGDHLGLVPERLPQPITDSIPADGKLEDYHSFRAELPITEAPSVSMANKLPTNIKARRIAILTADGVEDEAFTRVKKVLCEMDALVQIIAPRHGFVTTASGDQYPVDDSLLTASSVMFDAVYVPGGDSVRTLMEHAGAKHFVAEAYKHCKPLAANDNGTDLLQKAIPNLTIPADGIVTDGDLDLFAGSIILHRFWDREMNPLPV, encoded by the coding sequence ATGAAAGTAAACGAACAGGAACCATTTGATAATGGTGCCAACCCCAAAATAGAACAGCTCGGCAAATATAAGAACAGTGATCACGGAGAATTTATGACCACCAATCACGGCGTAAAGATCAACGATGACCAAAACTCACTGCTTGGCGGAGAGCGCGGCCCGTCCCTTCTTGAAGATTTTATCTTTCGGGAAAAGATGACGCATTTTGACCATGAACGTATTCCCGAAAGAATTGTACATGCGCGTGGCTCTGCAGCCCACGGCTACTTCCAGCTGTACAAATCAATGGAAAAATATACCAAAGCGAAATTCCTGAACGACACCAGCATCAAAACGCCTGTTTTTGTACGCTTTTCTACAGTGCAAGGCAGCCGTGGTTCTACTGATTTACCACGCGACATCCGTGGATTTGCTGTAAAATTCTATACCCAGGAAGGTAATTATGACCTTGTAGGCAACAATACACCTGTATTTTTTATCCAAGACGCGATTAAGTTTCCTGATTTGGTACACGCCTTAAAACCTGAGCCAGATAATGAAATCCCTCAGGCTGCCTCCGCACATGATACTTTCTGGGATTTTATTTCACTAATGCCAGAAGCCATGCATAATATCATGTGGCTGATGAGCGACCGCGCGATACCAAGAACGTATCGCGCAATGGAAGGTTTTGGTATTCATACCTTCCGTTTCATCAATGAGCAGGGCGAGTCGCATTTTGTACGTTTCCACTGGAAGCCTTTGCAGGGTGTACTTGGATTAGCCTGGGATGAAGCACAAAGACTTGCGGGTAAAGACACCGATTTCCACCGCAGAGATTTGTGGGATGCCATAGAAAACGGGATGTATCCTGAATGGGAGCTTGGCGTACAGATTATTCCGCAGGAAGATGAACATAAATTTCCGTTCGATCTATTAGATGCTACCAAAATGATTCCGGAAGAGATGGTACCGGTAGAAATCATCGGTAAAATGACGCTAGACCGCAATCCGGATAACTTCTTTGCAGAAACAGAACAGGTCGCCTTCCACCCCGGCCATATCGTTCCCGGTATTGATTTTACGAATGACCCGTTACTGCAAGGACGTCTTTTCTCCTATACAGATACTCAGCTTTTAAGATTAGGTGGACCTAACTTCCATGAAATCCCTATTAACCGCTCCATTCCGGATGTTACCAATAACCAGCGCGATGGGATGCACCGCATGCAGATCCCCAAAGGCAAAGTATCATACCATCCAAATTCGATGGCGCAGGGCTGTCCATTCCAGGCCATGATTAAGGAAGGTGGATTTGCTTCTTTTGAGGAACGCATTGATTCAAGAAAAATCCGTAACCGCAGCAAAAGCTTCTTCGACCATTTCAGTCAGCCTACCTTATTTTACAACAGTTTGACGGATCATGAAAAGCGCCATGTACAAAACGCGTTTTCATTTGAGTTAGGTAAGGTGAAGCTTGTGCCCATCCGTCAGCGTATGGTAAATATGTTGCTGGAGGTAGATCAGGAACTTGCCAATAAAGTGGGTGACCATCTGGGACTGGTACCTGAAAGATTACCACAACCAATCACCGACAGCATTCCGGCAGATGGTAAACTCGAGGATTATCACTCATTCCGCGCAGAGTTGCCGATAACCGAAGCCCCATCTGTAAGTATGGCCAATAAACTTCCCACCAACATCAAAGCCAGAAGAATCGCTATCTTAACCGCGGATGGTGTTGAAGACGAAGCCTTTACACGGGTGAAAAAAGTACTTTGTGAAATGGATGCGCTTGTACAGATTATCGCGCCACGACACGGTTTTGTAACGACTGCTTCCGGTGACCAATATCCTGTGGATGACAGTTTACTTACTGCTTCATCAGTAATGTTCGATGCAGTGTACGTTCCGGGGGGTGACAGCGTTCGCACTTTAATGGAACATGCCGGCGCGAAACACTTCGTAGCAGAAGCATATAAGCACTGTAAACCACTTGCAGCGAATGATAACGGAACCGATCTATTACAAAAAGCCATTCCTAACCTCACGATTCCTGCCGATGGAATTGTGACGGATGGAGATCTGGATCTTTTTGCAGGTTCTATTATCCTTCACCGATTCTGGGATCGTGAAATGAATCCACTACCAGTATAA
- the namA gene encoding NADPH dehydrogenase NamA yields the protein MLYTPIKFRNLELKNRWVMSPMCMYSCENGLANDFHLLHYGSRAQGGTGLIIVEATGVVLEGRITSKCMGIWNDEQAQQLKKVVDIVHGQSESKIGIQLAHAGRKASTWNGKQTSVEEDGWETVAPSPIPFLESERIPHELSTDEIKDLVKSFKAAAQRSLEAGFDLIEIHAAHGYLIHQFLSPLSNIRTDEYGGSFENRTRLLLEIVEAVNELLDENHPLFVRISGTEYTEGGWNIKDSVKLAKILKEKGVDLIDVSSGGNIHGAKINLFDGYQVPLAAAVKKDAGIATGAVGLIKTAKQAEEIFQNQQADLIFVAREILRNPYLPVRGSFKNHDHCFFPPQYERARP from the coding sequence ATGCTTTACACACCCATAAAATTCAGAAATTTAGAACTCAAAAACCGTTGGGTAATGTCCCCAATGTGTATGTACTCCTGCGAAAACGGACTCGCAAACGATTTCCATCTGTTGCACTATGGCAGCCGCGCCCAGGGCGGAACCGGACTTATCATTGTTGAGGCCACCGGCGTTGTTCTGGAAGGCAGGATTACCAGCAAGTGCATGGGTATTTGGAATGATGAGCAGGCGCAACAGTTAAAAAAAGTTGTTGATATCGTTCATGGTCAGTCGGAAAGTAAGATCGGCATTCAGCTGGCGCACGCAGGAAGAAAAGCTTCCACCTGGAACGGAAAGCAGACCTCAGTGGAAGAAGATGGCTGGGAAACCGTAGCACCTTCGCCGATTCCGTTCCTTGAATCTGAAAGAATTCCACATGAACTTTCAACTGATGAAATCAAAGATTTGGTTAAAAGTTTCAAAGCTGCTGCACAAAGATCGCTTGAGGCGGGTTTTGATTTAATTGAAATCCATGCCGCACACGGTTATTTAATTCACCAATTCCTGTCGCCGTTATCAAACATAAGAACCGACGAGTATGGCGGAAGTTTTGAAAACAGAACCCGTTTACTGCTCGAAATCGTAGAAGCGGTGAATGAGCTTCTGGATGAAAACCATCCATTGTTTGTAAGAATTTCAGGAACCGAGTATACGGAAGGCGGCTGGAATATTAAAGACAGTGTAAAATTGGCCAAAATTTTAAAAGAAAAAGGCGTCGACCTCATCGATGTTTCAAGTGGAGGAAACATTCACGGCGCGAAAATCAATTTGTTTGACGGCTATCAGGTTCCGTTAGCTGCGGCCGTTAAGAAAGATGCCGGAATTGCCACCGGCGCAGTTGGTTTAATCAAAACCGCGAAGCAAGCAGAGGAAATCTTTCAGAATCAGCAGGCGGATTTAATTTTTGTCGCGCGCGAAATTCTCAGAAATCCTTACCTGCCGGTTCGGGGTTCCTTTAAAAACCATGATCACTGCTTTTTCCCGCCGCAATATGAAAGAGCCCGACCTTAA